A region from the Stygiolobus caldivivus genome encodes:
- a CDS encoding glycosyltransferase family A protein: protein MGKATVGIPSLLRKSLHKTLRALIEQSEDDFDVLITYRGNLTREFEKYEKQLSIRFIEQDTGLFEEALNLILSNARGKILLTTDDDAMPAKNWVLEHTEFHENNKDVGIVTGEVEGRMWTNYPNFLYEKLKGTKFMEEYSHSFKEYKAYLTKTGFSVDRETGYGKSIAIAGVNMSMKKEVYSNSRVLTYSLRGSYNESFLAVNSIKLGYSSMKAKIAKVVHLDNDSLSRPIKDDMALRIEKFTSPYMFNYIFPIDLDLLKELHSIVTEEEEKIGIGLAIEGIEDKLPPEKFRERLKEEVEGRNMHHN from the coding sequence ATGGGCAAAGCCACAGTAGGGATCCCAAGCCTATTAAGAAAGTCCCTACATAAGACTTTAAGGGCACTAATAGAGCAGTCAGAGGACGACTTCGACGTCTTGATAACTTATAGGGGCAACTTGACACGCGAATTCGAAAAATATGAAAAGCAACTTTCGATACGGTTCATAGAACAAGATACGGGACTTTTTGAAGAAGCACTTAACCTAATTCTGAGCAACGCCCGAGGTAAAATCCTTTTAACTACTGATGATGACGCCATGCCAGCTAAAAACTGGGTGCTAGAGCACACTGAGTTCCATGAAAATAATAAAGACGTAGGGATAGTCACGGGAGAAGTTGAAGGAAGAATGTGGACAAATTACCCTAACTTTTTGTATGAAAAGCTAAAGGGGACTAAATTTATGGAGGAATACTCACATTCTTTCAAGGAGTATAAGGCATACTTAACCAAGACCGGGTTTAGCGTAGATAGAGAGACGGGCTACGGTAAAAGTATTGCTATAGCTGGAGTAAACATGAGCATGAAGAAAGAAGTATATAGCAATTCAAGGGTTTTAACTTACAGCTTAAGGGGGAGCTATAATGAATCGTTCTTAGCCGTTAACTCAATAAAGCTGGGTTACTCCTCAATGAAAGCAAAAATAGCAAAGGTAGTCCACCTAGATAATGACTCTTTATCAAGACCGATAAAAGACGATATGGCACTACGTATAGAAAAATTTACATCCCCTTACATGTTTAATTACATTTTCCCTATAGACTTAGACCTCCTGAAAGAATTGCATAGTATAGTGACCGAGGAGGAGGAAAAAATAGGGATTGGTTTAGCTATAGAAGGGATTGAAGATAAATTACCTCCTGAAAAATTTAGAGAGAGGTTGAAAGAAGAAGTTGAAGGTAGAAATATGCACCACAACTAG
- a CDS encoding DUF1634 domain-containing protein, whose amino-acid sequence MDFNDIIGYALRIGVIISAVLIIIGVILLFTFQGSNGFSIEQIASPNSIVNSSIFIPSEIVSGLPDLRPLDYVYLGLMILIATPVVRVFLGIIQFASERNKLYTIITIIVFFNLMFAIFLLPLILGK is encoded by the coding sequence TTGGATTTTAATGATATTATAGGTTATGCTTTAAGGATAGGAGTCATAATAAGTGCAGTACTTATAATTATTGGAGTAATATTGCTATTTACCTTTCAGGGTTCCAATGGTTTCAGTATTGAACAAATAGCTTCACCAAACTCTATAGTAAATAGTTCTATTTTTATACCCTCAGAAATAGTATCAGGGTTGCCCGATCTTAGACCCCTAGACTATGTATACCTAGGCCTGATGATCCTAATAGCGACACCAGTAGTTAGAGTATTCCTCGGAATTATTCAGTTCGCTTCAGAGAGAAATAAATTATACACAATTATTACGATTATAGTATTCTTTAATTTAATGTTCGCTATATTCCTATTACCTTTAATATTAGGAAAATAA
- a CDS encoding sulfite exporter TauE/SafE family protein, producing MLQPLEFFIAIILVSALSGILGSLTGLGGATFLVPIYTLYMGIPIVYASGASLISTIATSSGAASAYIKDRITNIRIGMGLEIATTSGSIAGSLTVAYIYSHHLQFIIYIIFGIVLLSQVYVQLIKSKFELPKPVKPDWTTKVFGLYGKYYDAALHKQVEYIGIRWWLGEIIMFFAGFISGLLGIGSGALKVLGMDWAMNLPMKVSTTTSNFMIGVTAATGSSIYWLFGYIQPFLAAGTAVGVLIGAYIGTKILVRITNKTIRYIFTAILIFLGIQMVLRGLGFGF from the coding sequence ATGTTACAACCACTAGAGTTTTTTATTGCAATAATACTTGTTAGTGCACTTTCTGGCATCTTAGGTTCCCTTACGGGTCTAGGCGGTGCTACATTTCTAGTTCCAATATATACCTTATACATGGGTATTCCAATTGTATATGCCTCAGGTGCCAGTTTAATATCCACCATAGCGACTTCGAGCGGAGCTGCGAGTGCCTATATCAAGGACAGGATAACAAATATTAGAATAGGCATGGGGTTAGAAATAGCAACTACTTCTGGTTCAATAGCCGGTTCCCTTACAGTCGCATACATATATTCGCACCACTTACAATTTATAATATACATTATTTTTGGGATTGTACTACTTTCCCAGGTCTATGTACAATTAATTAAGTCTAAATTTGAATTGCCAAAACCCGTTAAACCAGACTGGACTACTAAAGTGTTTGGTCTATATGGAAAGTATTACGACGCTGCCTTGCACAAGCAAGTTGAATATATAGGTATAAGGTGGTGGCTAGGTGAAATAATCATGTTCTTCGCTGGGTTTATATCGGGACTATTAGGCATCGGCTCGGGAGCGTTAAAAGTATTGGGTATGGACTGGGCTATGAACTTACCTATGAAGGTCAGTACCACGACTAGTAATTTCATGATAGGAGTTACCGCAGCTACAGGTAGTTCTATCTATTGGCTATTTGGGTATATACAACCGTTTTTAGCAGCTGGAACTGCGGTAGGTGTACTCATAGGAGCTTATATAGGGACTAAAATACTGGTGAGAATTACCAATAAGACTATAAGATATATCTTCACAGCAATTCTGATATTCTTAGGGATCCAAATGGTATTGAGGGGATTAGGGTTTGGATTTTAA
- a CDS encoding sulfite exporter TauE/SafE family protein: MILEVFLALLFVASVLAGLLGSLTGLGGGVVLTPILVLFLGVPVPYAVGTSLISTISTSASSGSRYLSAGIANMRIAISLEIATTSGAVTGSFLEFLIEKYKLFTVLDIIFGIVLIFSTIPNFIRMASEVPVFKDPDGLSKFMRLQGEYYDEALKQKVKYHGVRYPIGLLIMFTAGLVSGLLGIGSGALKVLAMDLGMNLPFKVSTATSSFMIGVTAATSSGVYWALGLIDPIIVAATVPGVFLGSSLGAKYLNKFLSRRLRQIFTLVLIALGIQLILRGLGIFG; this comes from the coding sequence ATGATATTAGAAGTCTTCCTTGCTCTACTATTCGTAGCATCGGTACTTGCAGGGTTACTAGGTAGTCTAACAGGCTTAGGAGGAGGAGTAGTATTAACACCGATATTAGTCCTATTTCTAGGAGTACCCGTCCCTTATGCAGTGGGAACTAGTTTGATTTCAACTATATCCACGTCAGCTTCATCTGGGTCTAGATATCTTAGTGCAGGTATAGCTAATATGAGGATTGCGATATCCCTAGAGATTGCTACTACTTCAGGCGCTGTAACAGGTTCTTTTCTTGAATTTTTAATAGAAAAATATAAATTATTTACAGTATTAGATATAATATTCGGTATTGTTCTGATATTCTCTACTATTCCTAATTTTATTAGAATGGCAAGTGAAGTTCCGGTGTTCAAGGATCCGGATGGACTTTCTAAATTTATGAGGTTACAAGGGGAGTACTACGATGAAGCCTTAAAGCAGAAGGTTAAATATCACGGTGTAAGATACCCTATAGGTCTCCTTATAATGTTTACGGCTGGTCTAGTATCAGGGCTTTTAGGTATTGGTTCGGGAGCATTAAAAGTACTAGCCATGGATCTAGGGATGAACTTGCCCTTTAAGGTAAGTACAGCTACCAGCAGCTTTATGATAGGTGTAACTGCAGCAACCAGTTCCGGAGTATATTGGGCTTTGGGTCTCATAGACCCGATAATTGTAGCTGCTACAGTCCCTGGAGTTTTCCTAGGCTCGTCGTTAGGTGCAAAGTACTTAAATAAGTTTTTAAGCAGGAGATTAAGGCAAATATTCACTTTAGTCCTAATAGCTCTCGGAATCCAATTGATTTTAAGGGGGCTTGGTATATTTGGATGA
- a CDS encoding DUF1634 domain-containing protein: protein MDEKKVISTTLRVGVIISTILIVGGMLIFVGLHSSSKDIYSYNTSVSVSLLYYKDPLTISLYGLIVLILIPVLIVAEQVAIYAYERDKVYLILSLIVLSIMLFAILVMPRILH, encoded by the coding sequence TTGGATGAGAAGAAAGTTATAAGCACCACGCTCAGGGTCGGTGTAATAATTTCCACTATTTTAATAGTTGGTGGTATGTTGATCTTTGTTGGCCTCCATTCTAGTTCTAAGGACATATATTCTTACAATACGAGTGTTAGTGTAAGCCTTTTATACTACAAGGACCCGTTGACCATATCCCTATATGGTTTAATTGTCCTTATTCTAATCCCCGTCCTTATAGTAGCGGAGCAAGTAGCTATTTACGCTTATGAAAGGGATAAGGTCTATCTTATACTTAGCCTTATCGTGCTTTCTATCATGTTATTTGCGATCTTAGTCATGCCGAGGATATTACACTAG
- a CDS encoding helix-turn-helix transcriptional regulator, whose translation MRLLLLLSLLLFLVFASSLTLNSSSSVVETIYYNGTVVIRTYNQSEVYLPLQNISKLQSSSTLLFRNGYVVLKNPSSVIIYESKIDGVIKVLQPYNSTICIILPYESRLLYLYPAPQASTITQNGLLNLTFYGSNLTVVFSPPPYTAHPTSTANNSNNLLIILIILLVISTISTGTLVYLFISNLRKKVPEERIEETEVVIDTNKLDDRDKVVLEAIRQGADTLAKISRMTGLPRTTAYRRVKKLVSLGYVEEIRERNKIRYIANKNVGENDSNI comes from the coding sequence GTGAGATTACTACTATTGCTATCGCTCTTATTATTTCTAGTATTTGCTTCTTCACTTACACTAAATTCTAGTTCATCTGTTGTAGAGACTATTTATTATAACGGTACTGTCGTGATTAGAACTTATAACCAATCAGAGGTCTATCTCCCGTTACAGAATATAAGTAAATTACAGAGTTCATCTACCTTGCTTTTTCGGAATGGTTATGTAGTATTGAAAAACCCTTCTTCAGTTATTATATACGAGAGTAAAATTGATGGTGTCATAAAAGTTCTCCAACCGTATAATTCCACTATATGTATAATCTTACCTTATGAGTCTCGACTTCTATACCTATATCCTGCTCCACAAGCCTCGACTATAACCCAAAACGGGCTCTTGAACCTCACTTTTTATGGGTCGAATTTGACAGTAGTGTTTTCCCCTCCTCCCTACACCGCTCACCCTACTTCTACGGCTAATAACAGTAATAATCTGTTAATTATCCTGATTATTCTTTTAGTTATTAGCACAATTTCAACTGGGACTCTCGTTTATCTCTTCATCAGCAACCTTAGGAAAAAGGTACCTGAAGAGAGGATAGAAGAGACAGAAGTAGTTATCGATACCAATAAGTTGGACGATAGGGATAAAGTAGTCTTGGAAGCGATAAGGCAAGGTGCAGACACCTTGGCTAAAATTAGCAGGATGACCGGCCTACCAAGGACAACAGCATATAGAAGGGTCAAAAAACTGGTCAGCTTGGGTTACGTCGAGGAAATACGTGAAAGGAATAAAATAAGATACATAGCAAATAAAAATGTAGGGGAGAATGATAGTAACATATGA
- a CDS encoding CBS domain-containing protein translates to MKVIQLVNRKPVTASSDITIKRAAELMKKEGIGSIVISDKEYNPLGIVTERDIIYAIADNVPLDSPIDQIMSQNPVTIDSEADISEAVALMSSRGIRHLVVVNKDGKVVGVISIKDVVKAVGSIALDLAFW, encoded by the coding sequence ATGAAAGTAATTCAACTTGTTAACCGAAAGCCAGTTACCGCAAGTTCAGACATAACTATAAAGCGGGCAGCTGAGTTAATGAAAAAGGAGGGTATAGGTTCTATTGTAATTTCCGACAAGGAGTATAACCCTTTGGGTATCGTAACTGAAAGGGATATAATCTATGCTATAGCGGATAATGTCCCTTTGGACTCACCTATTGACCAGATTATGAGCCAGAACCCCGTCACTATTGATAGTGAAGCCGACATCAGCGAGGCAGTGGCATTAATGAGTTCACGCGGCATAAGGCACTTAGTAGTAGTTAATAAAGATGGGAAAGTAGTCGGTGTCATATCGATTAAAGATGTGGTAAAGGCAGTAGGTAGTATAGCACTAGACCTTGCCTTTTGGTAA
- a CDS encoding rubrerythrin family protein encodes MANLKGTKTAENLKNGFIGESMANRRYLYFAKRADEEGYPEIAQLLRSIAEGETAHAFGHLDFIRQGGLTDPATDKPIGTLEEMLESAVAGETYEFTQMYPGFAKVAREEGFNEVAEWFETLARAEKSHAEKFQNVLKTLKGGQ; translated from the coding sequence ATGGCAAACCTGAAAGGAACTAAAACAGCTGAAAACCTAAAGAACGGCTTTATAGGGGAGTCAATGGCAAACAGGAGGTACCTATACTTCGCAAAGAGGGCTGATGAAGAAGGCTATCCTGAAATAGCACAACTACTTAGGAGTATAGCAGAAGGAGAGACAGCCCATGCTTTTGGTCATTTAGACTTCATAAGACAAGGCGGACTGACAGATCCGGCTACCGATAAGCCTATAGGGACATTAGAAGAGATGTTAGAGTCAGCAGTCGCAGGAGAAACATATGAGTTTACTCAGATGTATCCAGGCTTTGCAAAGGTAGCAAGGGAAGAAGGGTTTAATGAAGTAGCTGAATGGTTTGAGACACTAGCTAGAGCAGAGAAAAGCCATGCTGAAAAGTTCCAGAACGTTTTGAAGACTCTTAAGGGAGGACAATGA
- a CDS encoding heterodisulfide reductase-related iron-sulfur binding cluster, which produces MRIVLNPEDKSFFDTSLITSEFVRQASICHGCRLCFNYCNAFPKLFNLTDSKGPKNLTYEDAVDVASECFHCKMCYTNCPYTPPHEFEMDFADLMEWVWLSYKGKRPLTLKEFLNEMLDYTKIGRDLIVKAYPHTRRLMGISDDAPMPELKREAFTSIAKPVKVEKPLKKVALFHTCLVENFNPEIGEALLEVYGKLGIEVKVVKEFKCCGAPMLDVGDVKRLKENAEHNYALMQKLVNEGYDIVSPIPTCTLMLYKEYPLILGKEEIKVYDSLEYLLKLEREGKIKIKGKFPRSIFYHPPCHLKYLKVGYSGVNIVRRMGAKVDISDKGCSGIDGGWGLRNYEKAKKVGYKMMAAFRESSADVFMTECPLAGLQITKASGKRPLHPLEVIKEGMKNE; this is translated from the coding sequence ATGAGGATAGTTCTAAATCCAGAAGATAAATCTTTTTTTGATACTTCTCTAATTACTTCCGAGTTCGTTAGGCAGGCTTCGATCTGTCACGGTTGCAGGCTTTGCTTTAATTATTGTAACGCTTTCCCAAAGCTCTTCAACCTTACCGACAGTAAAGGTCCCAAGAACCTAACCTATGAGGACGCAGTAGATGTAGCGTCAGAGTGCTTCCACTGTAAGATGTGTTACACAAATTGTCCTTATACTCCACCCCACGAGTTTGAAATGGACTTCGCAGACCTGATGGAGTGGGTCTGGTTAAGCTATAAGGGTAAAAGGCCCTTGACCCTGAAAGAGTTCTTAAATGAAATGCTGGATTACACTAAAATCGGGAGGGATTTAATAGTCAAGGCATACCCCCACACTAGGAGGCTAATGGGTATAAGCGATGACGCACCCATGCCAGAGTTGAAGAGAGAAGCGTTTACGTCAATAGCTAAGCCTGTAAAAGTTGAGAAGCCGTTAAAGAAGGTCGCTCTGTTTCATACATGTTTGGTAGAGAATTTTAATCCTGAAATTGGGGAAGCACTACTAGAGGTATACGGGAAATTAGGTATAGAAGTAAAAGTAGTTAAAGAGTTTAAGTGTTGCGGTGCACCTATGCTAGATGTAGGTGATGTAAAGAGGCTAAAAGAGAACGCTGAGCACAATTACGCATTGATGCAAAAATTAGTTAATGAAGGTTATGATATAGTATCCCCCATACCGACGTGTACTTTAATGTTATACAAAGAATATCCCTTAATATTAGGTAAAGAAGAGATAAAAGTGTATGACTCATTGGAGTACTTGTTGAAGCTCGAACGTGAGGGTAAAATAAAGATCAAGGGAAAGTTCCCAAGGTCTATATTTTACCACCCCCCTTGTCACTTAAAATACCTTAAAGTCGGATATAGTGGTGTTAATATTGTAAGGAGAATGGGAGCTAAAGTGGACATCTCCGATAAAGGGTGCTCAGGGATAGATGGAGGTTGGGGTTTAAGGAACTATGAGAAGGCCAAGAAGGTTGGCTATAAGATGATGGCCGCGTTTAGAGAGAGTAGCGCTGACGTATTTATGACTGAGTGTCCTTTAGCTGGTCTTCAGATAACTAAGGCAAGCGGTAAAAGGCCTTTACACCCCTTGGAAGTAATTAAAGAGGGGATGAAAAACGAGTAA
- a CDS encoding DUF3501 family protein, producing MPWKDYEKVRINKVREIVKIKSKRRIELGDRLTLLFENRDTVLQQIQEMVYLDRLERKEDIEREIKIYSDLLPCNGKLKATLYINAYDQADLMRVFKELKGIYNSVFLKVGDKLIQGVPEAGREQGDTFSTVQYLTFDLEGVTSNNIEVHVIHENYRVSKKLDAEFAQELIREAYEEC from the coding sequence ATGCCTTGGAAAGACTATGAGAAAGTTAGGATAAATAAGGTTAGAGAGATTGTAAAGATTAAGAGCAAGAGGAGGATAGAACTAGGAGATAGGTTAACCTTACTTTTTGAGAATAGAGACACAGTCCTCCAGCAGATCCAAGAAATGGTTTACCTAGACAGGCTAGAGAGGAAAGAGGATATAGAAAGAGAAATAAAAATCTATAGTGACCTTTTACCTTGTAATGGTAAATTAAAAGCTACTTTGTATATAAACGCTTATGACCAAGCCGACTTAATGAGGGTATTTAAGGAGCTCAAGGGTATTTACAACTCAGTCTTCTTAAAAGTGGGTGATAAGTTAATACAAGGCGTACCCGAAGCAGGGAGAGAACAAGGAGATACGTTTAGTACAGTCCAGTACCTGACCTTCGACTTAGAGGGCGTGACGAGTAATAATATAGAAGTTCACGTAATTCATGAGAACTATAGGGTTTCGAAAAAGTTAGATGCTGAGTTTGCACAAGAGCTTATCAGGGAAGCATATGAAGAATGTTAA
- a CDS encoding universal stress protein, producing the protein MRYVVAYDGSEHSRKAVMFLLKILKKEDEVHLVTVVKEPPKSPEQKIIEERSKAEEMQKEIQKDLSDFSVKLNILESLDVPEAVIEYCEKVNCDVIVTGSRGLTGLKKIVMGSVSEAILNKSHVPVLIIR; encoded by the coding sequence ATGAGATATGTAGTGGCATATGACGGGTCAGAACACTCAAGAAAAGCGGTTATGTTTCTTTTAAAAATATTAAAGAAAGAAGATGAAGTCCATCTAGTCACAGTGGTGAAAGAACCTCCTAAATCCCCTGAACAGAAAATAATAGAAGAAAGGAGTAAAGCTGAAGAAATGCAAAAGGAAATACAAAAAGATCTTTCTGATTTTTCTGTCAAGTTAAATATTCTTGAAAGCCTCGATGTGCCCGAGGCTGTTATAGAATACTGTGAAAAGGTTAACTGTGATGTTATAGTGACTGGCAGTAGAGGCCTTACGGGTCTAAAAAAGATCGTTATGGGGAGCGTATCTGAGGCAATTTTAAACAAGTCTCACGTCCCAGTCCTAATAATAAGGTGA
- a CDS encoding alanyl-tRNA editing protein — protein MTEIEIRTHTALHVVKGALRKVLGAKWTASTYVSGNHGRITVVANSKPSEDDMNKVFELSNSKVVENLPIVIEELPREEAEKKYGDEIYDLFPVPQEVKVLKIIIIPEWNINACNKSHTKTTSEIGKIVYDYWRYRNSKKLLEVAFNIE, from the coding sequence ATGACCGAAATAGAAATTCGGACCCATACTGCACTTCATGTAGTGAAAGGTGCTTTAAGAAAGGTCTTAGGAGCTAAATGGACAGCTAGTACGTACGTTAGCGGTAATCACGGACGGATTACGGTGGTCGCTAATTCAAAACCTAGTGAAGATGATATGAACAAAGTGTTTGAACTATCTAATTCTAAAGTAGTTGAAAACTTGCCTATAGTTATAGAGGAACTCCCTAGAGAAGAAGCAGAAAAGAAATACGGAGATGAAATTTACGACTTATTCCCCGTCCCCCAAGAAGTGAAAGTTCTGAAAATTATAATTATACCTGAGTGGAATATCAATGCGTGTAATAAGTCGCATACTAAAACTACAAGTGAGATAGGTAAGATAGTTTATGATTATTGGCGTTATAGGAATTCAAAGAAATTACTAGAAGTTGCGTTCAACATAGAATAG
- a CDS encoding MFS transporter, giving the protein MSNNPFKGIDSLKLTFNHIKIWYTAGMGFFTDAYDLLIISYIIATFTDSYKYYGLSMPGFTDYLTGPSADFWTGLLASSAIITAILGQLIFGFLGDKLGRKSVYGIEASLLTIGALLSAFSWNLPSLIFFRSIMGLGIGGDYPISATIMSEYANVKDRGKLIALVFSNQALGSVAALAIGVISASVFTPDIAWRVMAGVGAIPAATVIYLRRKVPETPRYSLLVKGDHEEAKKAAKFLGTDIEASSNVKSGMRGIGEFLSSYLPILIGTAGTWFILDIAFYGTGVYSSSALAPVFGSPFPSKSAMLTLGEFQSDLAKALFLGGVPFLVGFPGYFTAVALLDRLGRKWIQAQGFIAMAIIYAIVSSVMIVKGTKVIGFTIAPTLAFIIYSLSYFFIDFGPNTTTFVIPAEVYPTKYRTTGHGISAASGKVGAAITTYLFPVLIAGIGIKEIMIMLAILSVIGAALTFAFVPEPKLKSLEEASREKLEVSQ; this is encoded by the coding sequence ATGTCCAATAATCCCTTTAAGGGCATCGATTCGTTAAAATTAACGTTTAACCACATTAAGATATGGTACACAGCTGGAATGGGTTTTTTCACGGACGCATACGACCTCTTAATCATATCGTATATTATTGCAACATTTACCGACTCGTATAAATACTACGGGCTATCAATGCCTGGCTTTACTGATTACCTGACAGGACCCAGTGCAGACTTCTGGACTGGTTTGTTGGCTTCATCTGCTATTATAACAGCAATTCTAGGCCAACTAATATTCGGCTTCTTAGGGGACAAACTGGGAAGAAAATCAGTATATGGAATAGAGGCATCTCTATTAACAATTGGTGCTCTCCTTAGTGCTTTTTCGTGGAACCTACCTTCACTAATATTCTTTAGGTCTATAATGGGCTTAGGGATTGGAGGAGACTACCCTATATCAGCTACTATAATGAGCGAATATGCAAACGTTAAAGACAGAGGAAAATTAATAGCTTTAGTATTTTCTAACCAGGCTTTAGGTTCTGTAGCTGCGTTAGCTATAGGTGTTATATCTGCAAGTGTATTCACACCAGATATAGCTTGGAGGGTAATGGCAGGTGTAGGTGCAATCCCGGCTGCCACTGTAATTTATCTGAGGAGAAAAGTACCAGAGACTCCAAGATATTCTTTACTAGTAAAGGGGGATCATGAAGAAGCTAAGAAAGCTGCAAAGTTTTTAGGGACAGATATAGAGGCTTCATCGAATGTAAAGAGCGGAATGAGGGGTATAGGGGAGTTTTTGTCTTCGTACTTACCAATATTAATAGGTACAGCAGGTACATGGTTTATCTTAGATATAGCGTTCTACGGTACTGGTGTTTACTCTTCGTCTGCCCTTGCGCCTGTATTTGGAAGCCCGTTTCCGTCTAAAAGTGCTATGTTAACGCTTGGTGAGTTCCAGTCGGATCTCGCAAAAGCCTTGTTCTTAGGAGGAGTTCCTTTCTTAGTAGGGTTCCCAGGTTATTTCACAGCGGTAGCGTTGCTCGATAGATTAGGGAGAAAGTGGATACAAGCGCAGGGGTTCATCGCAATGGCAATAATATACGCTATTGTTTCATCGGTGATGATAGTTAAGGGTACTAAAGTCATAGGATTTACTATTGCCCCTACTCTAGCATTTATTATCTACTCATTATCGTATTTCTTCATAGATTTCGGTCCCAATACAACTACTTTTGTGATCCCCGCTGAAGTTTATCCTACAAAATATAGGACAACAGGACACGGAATATCAGCAGCTTCCGGGAAAGTCGGAGCCGCGATTACGACCTACCTCTTCCCTGTTTTAATTGCGGGGATCGGAATAAAGGAGATAATGATAATGTTAGCAATACTTAGCGTTATAGGTGCCGCCCTTACTTTTGCGTTTGTCCCAGAACCTAAGCTAAAGTCGTTAGAAGAAGCTTCGAGAGAAAAACTAGAGGTATCACAATAA